One region of Nitrospira sp. genomic DNA includes:
- a CDS encoding HAD-IIB family hydrolase translates to MPSTKTHILILTDLDGTLLDATTYSYEAAREALSAIRALDASLILVSSKTRSEMEPLRLRLDNHHPFIVENGGALFIPKGYFPFPLGQAAPRGDYDVVEIGTPYVRLRTALKEIGRDLGCHLRGFGDLTLKEVSALTGLSPAETLLATQREYDEPVVVESNGMVWSRLSAAAATRGLRWTRGGRFHHLMGENDKGVASRRLIAWYERRTQQEGRALITVGIGDSLNDLPMLEAVTYPILVRKPDGSYDPDVQCPQLTRAEGVGPVGWNRSLMDLLPTL, encoded by the coding sequence ATGCCATCGACCAAGACCCACATCCTCATCCTTACAGACCTCGATGGAACCCTCCTCGACGCCACCACATATTCCTATGAGGCAGCCAGGGAGGCCCTCTCGGCTATTCGGGCCCTGGATGCGTCCCTGATTCTGGTTTCGAGCAAGACCAGATCGGAAATGGAGCCACTGCGACTTCGCCTGGACAATCACCATCCCTTTATCGTCGAAAACGGCGGGGCCTTATTCATCCCCAAAGGCTATTTCCCATTTCCTTTGGGACAGGCCGCACCCCGCGGGGACTACGATGTGGTCGAAATCGGCACCCCCTATGTCCGGCTCAGGACGGCGCTGAAAGAAATCGGTCGGGATCTGGGCTGTCACTTGCGAGGGTTCGGGGATCTCACTCTCAAAGAGGTGTCAGCCCTCACGGGGCTGTCTCCTGCGGAGACCCTACTGGCCACCCAACGGGAATACGATGAGCCGGTTGTGGTGGAGTCGAATGGGATGGTCTGGAGCCGCTTGTCGGCAGCGGCGGCAACCCGCGGCTTGCGCTGGACCCGAGGGGGGCGGTTCCATCATTTGATGGGAGAGAACGATAAAGGGGTTGCGAGCCGGCGACTCATTGCCTGGTACGAGCGGCGCACACAGCAGGAGGGACGCGCCCTGATCACCGTGGGCATTGGAGATAGTCTGAACGACCTTCCCATGCTGGAAGCAGTGACCTACCCCATTCTCGTCCGGAAGCCGGACGGTTCCTACGATCCGGACGTGCAGTGTCCCCAGCTCACCCGCGCTGAAGGGGTGGGGCCTGTGGGATGGAACCGAAGCCTCATGGATCTGTTGCCGACTCTTTGA
- a CDS encoding RNA polymerase sigma factor: MGSLDRTQALDRFLAGIERRAFRMAHIATGNEDEALDLVQDAMLKLAHKYGERAEEEWGPLFHCILQSRIRDWYRRERVRNRLREFFRSPHDEEEGEDPLEQIADATAVAPDEDVQRKRACAELEVALRALPLRQQQAFLLRIWEELDVAQTAQAMGCSQGSVKTHLFRALQVLRTRLGAHWP, translated from the coding sequence GTGGGATCACTGGATCGAACCCAGGCATTGGATCGGTTCCTGGCAGGGATTGAGCGGCGCGCATTCCGCATGGCCCATATCGCCACGGGGAATGAGGATGAGGCGCTCGATCTGGTGCAGGATGCCATGTTGAAGCTGGCGCACAAGTATGGCGAACGGGCCGAGGAGGAATGGGGCCCGCTGTTCCACTGTATTCTGCAGAGCCGCATTCGGGACTGGTATCGCCGCGAGAGGGTGCGCAATCGCCTGCGGGAATTTTTCCGCAGCCCTCACGATGAAGAGGAGGGGGAGGATCCACTGGAGCAGATTGCGGATGCGACCGCCGTGGCGCCGGATGAGGACGTGCAGCGTAAACGTGCTTGTGCGGAGCTGGAGGTGGCGTTGCGAGCCCTTCCGCTGCGACAGCAGCAGGCGTTTCTGTTGCGCATTTGGGAAGAACTGGATGTCGCGCAAACGGCTCAAGCCATGGGCTGTTCGCAAGGCAGTGTCAAAACGCATTTGTTCCGGGCG